One genomic window of Nicotiana sylvestris chromosome 10, ASM39365v2, whole genome shotgun sequence includes the following:
- the LOC104215640 gene encoding uncharacterized protein, with translation MAGQVYKDKATLKEVMENYAIAQRFEFRVDRSNAVSYALSCISEDCEWRFKASSINKSELFKVREFIDNHTYPLKDKVYEQRQSRNSLICGMIRPKLTNYKRKYTPKDIIDDVKSDLGVDISYMLAWRAKEKSMNFLRGEPADSYKKLRGYFYTMDMTYLGSHIIMVKSPKSEFMYVYISLYAFIKGFDHCRPIVVVDGSHLKSYYTGTFVSASTLDGAAYCVIDSENDAAWTWFFEQFKIAYGDRENMCIVSDRNESIIKSVSRVYPNVPQFACIWHLWNNVYKKFKRSHAKLSEIYFSMAKAYTQAEFDSLMEKVEKVDIRVKEYLELAGYEKWARLYAPVNRGRTMTSNIAESINVALVSARELPIYNFLKEVRKMFGRWNCSNRKEATQTYTTLGEKYQEMHTLNEVVPSTEYLHTVNDGGRNYTVCMLERKCVCGRFQVDELSCPHAWAVLKSKFLMPEEYCSNYYKSNTVVMTYDVHVYPLPNRYDWNIPAHVAEEVVLPPKWKKPLGKPKKKRDKPLSELLQPKSQHSCSICGQGGHNK, from the exons ATGGCTGGACAAGTGTATAAGGATAAGGCTACATTGAAAGAGGTGATGGAGAATTATGCTATAGCTCAAAGGTTTGAATTCCGGGTTGATAGGTCTAATGCTGTCAG TTATGCATTATCATGTATTTCAGAAGATTGTGAATGGAGGTTTAAGGCTTCAAGCATTAACAAATCAGAACTATTCAAAGTGAGAGAATTCATTGATAACCATACATATCCGCTGAAGGACAAGGTGTATGAGCAGCGGCAGTCAAGAAACAGCCTTATATGTGGTATGATAAGGCCTAAGCTTACAAATTATAAGAGGAAATACACCCCAAAggatattattgatgatgtgaaatCAGATTTAGGTGTAGACATTAGCTACATGTTGGCGTGGAGGGCTAAAGAAAAGTCAATGAATTTTTTGAGAGGTGAACCGGCTGATTCATACAAAAAATTACGAGGATACTTCTATACAATGGATATGACATATCTAGGTTCCCACATCATAATGGTAAAATCGCCAAAAAGTGAATTCATGTACGTGTATATATCTTTGTATGCTTTTATAAAGGGGTTTGATCATTGTAGACCCATTGTTGTTGTGGATGGAAGTCACCTAAAATCTTACTACACCGGGACATTTGTTTCGGCAAGCACGCTGGATGGTGCAG CATATTGTGTTATTGATTCAGAGAACGATGCTGCTTGGAcgtggttctttgagcaattcaagatagCATACGGTGACAGGGAAAACATGTGCATCGTTTCAGATAGAAATGAGAGTATCATTAAATCTGTATCGAGAGTGTATCCAAATGTACCACAATTTGCTTGTATATGGCATCTATGGAACAACGTATATAAGAAATTCAAAAGGAGTCATGCCAAGTTGAGCGAGATATACTTCTCGATGGCAAAAGCATACACACAAGCTGAATTTGACAGTCTAATGGAGAAGGTGGAGAAGGTAGATATTAGGGTGAAAGAATACTTAGAGTTAGCTGGATACGAAAAGTGGGCTAGGTTGTATGCACCTGTTAACAGGGGACGGACAATGACGTCAAATATTGCTGAGTCAATCAATGTCGCATTAGTTTCAGCAAGGGAATTGCCAATATACAACTTTCTCAAAGAAGTTAGGAAGATGTTTGGACGTTGGAATTGTAGTAACCGCAAAGAAGCTACACAGACATACACGACGCTTGGAGAAAAATACCAGGAGATGCATACTTTGAATGAG gtGGTACCATCAACTGAATACTTACATACGGTTAACGATGGAGGGAGGAATTACACAGTCTGCATGTTAGAGAGAAAATGTGTTTGTGGGAGGTTCCAAGTTGATGAATTGTCATGCCCACATGCTTGGGCTGTATTGAAGAGCAAGTTTCTAATGCCAGAAGAATATTGCTCTAACTATTACAAATCAAATACTGTTGTAATGACATACGATGTGCATGTGTACCCGCTACCAAACAGATATGACTGGAATATACCAGCACATGTTGCAGAGGAGGTTGTACTACCACCCAAATGGAAAAAACCTCTTGGAAAGCCAAAGAAGAAGCGCGATAAACCTTTAAGTGAATTGCTGCAGCCAAAAAGTCAACATTCATGTAGCATATGTGGGCAGGGAGGACATAACAAGTGA
- the LOC104216982 gene encoding uncharacterized protein, whose translation MVRAYSQEHTYKHPWERVTSASWRKFADPENKRTLSHILEVDTLNHRLDPSSGKLYTTRAITIHAPGPWFVRKIIGQDICHCVESTVVDGQSRSMQLSTRNISLEKYIEVEEKIRYDPHPDNPNLWTVCKQETSIRIKPFSALASMAEKIEQKCVDKFQANSAKGREVMERMCKYLEAESTRGITA comes from the coding sequence ATGGTCAGAGCATATTCACAAGAGCACACATATAAGCACCCATGGGAACGTGTAACTTCTGCATCCTGGCGCAAGTTTGCTGATCCGGAAAACAAGCGCACTCTATCACACATCCTCGAGGTTGACACATTGAACCACAGGCTTGATCCCAGTTCAGGGAAGCTTTATACTACTCGTGCCATAACTATCCATGCACCAGGACCATGGTTTGTTCGTAAAATCATTGGTCAGGACATCTGCCACTGTGTAGAATCAACTGTTGTCGATGGCCAATCTCGGTCAATGCAACTCTCCACTCGAAACATTAGTCTCGAGAAGTACATAGAAGTGGAAGAGAAAATCAGGTATGACCCTCATCCAGATAATCCAAATTTATGGACAGTCTGCAAGCAGGAAACGAGTATTAGGATTAAGCCGTTTTCAGCTCTGGCTTCAATGGCAGAGAAAATAGAGCAGAAGTGTGTGGACAAGTTTCAAGCAAACAGTGCTAAGGGAAGAGAAGTGATGGAACGGATGTGCAAGTACCTTGAAGCTGAATCCACCAGAGGCATTACGGCATGA